The Patagioenas fasciata isolate bPatFas1 chromosome 21, bPatFas1.hap1, whole genome shotgun sequence genomic sequence ccagcagggggattggactggatgatcttttgaggtcccttccaatcccaaacatactgtgatactgtgaatgaaATAGTCTCAGTTTATGCTGAGGTCTCTGCTGGCCTGTAGGTTTGTGGCCCTTTAGCCTCAGCTGTCTCAGGTGCTGGGGAACAGGAGGAGCAAtttgtgtccccaggctgggatTCATCCTGCTGTGTTCCCTGGAAAACCCAGGGCTGTGGTTGTGGGGGGAGCCGACTGTttttaggcaaaaagccagatcccGTTTGAAATCTCTATATATTTGAAACTGGGTGCATCTTTTTGGAACACCCTGTATTGTGGGCTGGGGCACTTTGCAGTGTCACTGCTTGGAGCAGCATCAGCTGCCACCGGTCCTGCCCGAGGCCAGGGGATGGGGACTGTCACCGGGGTGTAAATCCAACCGGGAATCTGCCCAGCGTGTCCCTTCAGATCGCCTGCCACCCCCCGGGAGTGAGCTGCAGGCTCCCCGGGCCGTTCCCCAGCCCCTGGCAGGAGGCTGGAGTAATTAATTCATCAGCCTGAGTCATCGCATCCTTTACGGTCAGTTGGCTTTGCTTTGGGAACTGCTCATTTCTCTCCGGACTTCTCAATTAGGCAGAGAATAAGCAAGGTTCTAATTGGAGCTGGTTTTACCCCTACCAGACGACCTGGCCGCATGCTGGACAGCACGTGATGGGGTGAATGCTGATGTGGGGGGTCTGTtgccccttctcttctccagctgaacagccccagctctctcagtctcctcatcagaaagatgctccagacccctcagcatctttgtgtccctccctggactctctccagtaattccttgtccttctgagactggggagcccagaacggGACCCAGGTGTCAGAGACAGCCAGGGACATGTACATGTTCTCTCCTCCAGGTGCCTACCTGGTCCCGTACCTGGTCTTGCTCATCATCATCGGGCTCCCGCTCTTCTTCCTGGAGCTGGCGGTGGGGCAGCGGATCCGCCGGGGCAGCATCGGCGTCTGGAATTACATCTGCCCTCGTCTGGGGGGCATCGGCTACGCCAGCTGCCTGGTGAGTGCCCCCGTGGGTCCCTTTGTGTGCCCCCCTGGGGACGCTTTGCAAACTGCGGAGTAGGGAGGGCGACTTGGAAACAAATCCTGAGGGACCCCATGCAGAGGTTTGAGAGGTCAAGGGGAGTCTTTCCAGTTCCACGTGTGGGTCCAGAGCTGGGTGGCACTGGTCCCATCCCCTGATCCCAgcagccccgctgcccccggTCCCTGCCCAGCGgggtgtgtgctggggacagtgtCACTGCCCTGTGGTTTAACGCGgtgtcctccttcctccccccaggTCTGTTTCTTTGTCGGTCTCTATTACAACGTCATCATCGGCTGGAGCATCTTTTACTTCTTCAAGTCCTTCCAGTACCCTCTGCCCTGGAGTGAATGCCCCATCGTGAAAAATGGCTCGGTGGCCGGTAATGGACGGCAGTTCCCAGGGAAGGGGTTCtgtgggacaatggggaccccaaacaTCTGTatgtgtccccaggctggggacacaggaggttgGGTGTCTCCTGGGGCACTGGGTGCTCTCCAGCCCAGCTATGTTGATCATATGGAGGTGATTCCATTGGGTTGGGCAAGTCACCCCTTAATTGAGGTTCATCGCCTAAGAGATGGTGGGTGActctcctgcagccccctcatgcTCTCCTGCCTCTGCTCCATTGTAGTTGTGGAGACTGAATGTGAGAGGAGCTCGGCCACCACCTACTTCTGGTACCGGGAGACCCTGGACATCTCCAACTCCATCTCGGAGAGCGGAGGCCTCAACTGGAAGATGACCCTGTGTCTGCTGGTGGCCTGGAGCCTTGTTGGCTTGGCCATGATCAAAGGCATCCAGTCCTCGGGGAAGGTGGGTAGCGGTGGCACGCTGGGGTCTGTCCTTGAGGCAGGAACCTCCTGCCTGGACCATGATCTGCTCTGGGGTGGTGGAGGGTGCTGTGTCCCCTGGGGGATGCTGACACCcacgccaagaaagcccttgaggtgctggagtgagttgagagaagggaacggagctggtgaggggctggagcacaagtgtgatgggagcggctgagggacctggggggttcagctggagaacaggagctgaggggagaccttctgatctctgaactgcctgaaaggagcttggagccaggggggagtcgggctctgctccccaggaacaagcgccaggagcagaggaaacggcctcaagttgcaccaggggaggttgaggttggatttaggaacaaattcttccccaaagggctgtggggcattggaacaggctgcccagggcagtgctggagtcaccatccctggagggttggacagacggacatgaggttctcaggacatggggcagggacaggggtgggttatggttgcactctgtgatcttgaggggctcttccaaccacaatgattctctgattctatgaaatccACCTGAGCTTCAGTTCTTGTCCCATCCTGCAATGAATGAGACCGTCCCTTCCTCGCGTCCCTCTTGCCCCAGGTGATGTACTTCAGCTCGCTCTTCCCCTACGTGGTGCTGGTTTGCTTCCTGGTGCGGGGCCTCCTGCTGCGCGGGGCGGTGGATGGGATCATGCACATGTTCACGCCCAAGGTAAGGGGCTCCAAGCCCAGCAGACTCCACATTCTCCTCCTGCCTGCTCACACCTGATTTTCCTTTATGCTCCCCACTTCAAAAACTGAAGTACCAACCCAAACTACCTCGGAGACCCTGATAAATCATCAGGATGTGCCAGCAGCACCTCAAAATATGGGGTATGGGCCAGGAGAGCCGAGAGCCTTGGCATCGATCCTGTCACCTTTAGGAGCCCAGATGCTGGGGTGGGGGTGCCCAAGGTGATATATTTAAAGACTTCATGGGAAGATGCTGGCTGGCAGAAAAACCTCTGCTGGTGGTATGCATTCATTAATTAAACAGCTAATTAATTAGTTAAGCAGAGACATAGATGAATCAGCTCAGCCAGCGAGGCTGTTAGAAGATATTAATTATGATCTCTTGATGAATGATGCTCAGAGgcctccagcctgcagctctggctcGTGGAGGGTGGGGGGAATGTggttgggggggacaggaggttGAACAAACCCATCAGCTGTTTGACTTCAAGTGGTCCAGTTGCTCTGGAGACGGCTGGGGGAGGATGGAGATCCATCACGGGGTGGCATGTGGCTCCCTTGggcagggggacggggacaccagCTCCCCAGAGCAGCTGGGTGGTCTATTGGGAAGCTGTAGAGCTTTGAGCTGGGAGATCCAGCACCCAGCTTGGGCTCTGGGGCAGATGGAGCACCCAGAGACATGGCCAGGCCAAACCTTCCCCTTcttcatgcctcagtttccccctctgCAGGAAAGAGAAGGAGGACCCATGAGTGCTGGGTCATGCAAGACCTGATCATGGTAGATCATGTCCATGACTGTGATCTCCCAGGTGGTGGGCACCGCAGCCTTTTAATTCAGCTCTGGCTCTGCTGGGATGAATTGTGGGGCCACTAAACCCTGTAACTACTTCTTCTGTCTCCCCTCCAAGCTGGACAAGATGCTGGACCCCCAGGTGTGGCGGGAGGCAGCTACGCAGGTTTTCTTTGCCTTGGGCTTGGGCTTTGGAGGAGTCATCGCCTTCTCCAGCTACAACAAGCAGGACAACAACTGCCACTTTGATGCCACGCTCGTCTCCTTCATCAACTTCTTCACGTCTGTCCTGGCCACCCTGGTTGTGTTTGCTGTGCTGGGCTTCAAGGCCAACATCATGAACGAGAAATGTGTGGTGGAGTAAGAGGATTTGCCTTTTTCTGTGCTTGGGGTGGGCAGGACTTTGCTGATGATGATTGTGGTGGGTCTGGAGGTGGCAGAATCAGTGCTCTGGAGCTGGGGGATGCTGTGCTTGGGTGGACCCAAGTTCCTGATGGTCAAGACCTGAATCTCCAGAGATGTCCCATTGTAGGTGAGGCAGTTAGGTGTTCAGCTCCTCAAGCCTAAAATGCACCCCTAAGATGGGCTCTTAGTCCACAAATTGAGGGTAAATCTGACATGTTTGGTCACAGCACCTGGGTTTCCTCCAGTTTCCACTGATCCGCAGGTCCACTTGGCTGCAAGGTtagaggagctgctgtgctgtgccccagaagcagctggaggaaggtgaATTTGTGCATAAAAATCCTGGCCATGCAGTGTGGAGTCCCAGAGCAGGAGATAAACCTGTTGAGGAGGTGCAGAGAGCCCTGGTGGGTCCCCATCCACATCCTCTGCTGTGCGGCCTAACACAACATTTTCTTACCCTTTGGGAAACCGCAAATAGATCCTGTGGTTGGGACATGGGTGATGTGACCCAGGGAGCTCCATCCTGGTGGTGCAAAGGGCTTCCATGGTCAGGCCTCATCATCCACCCTCTTGGAAGGGGACATCTCAGGGGGACCAGGCTCTGCTCTTCCTTAGGAACGCCGAGAAGATCTTGGGCTACCTGAACACCAACGTGCTGAGCCACGACCTCATCCCGCCCCACGTGAACTTCTCCCACCTCACCGCCAAGGACTACAACGAGATGTACAGGGTGATCATGACGGTGAAAGAGGGACACTTCAAGGAACTGGGCTTGGACGCCTGCCTCTTGGAGGATGAACTCAACAAGGTACCTGGTGTCATTCCTAATAGGACCAGGAGGTCACCTACCCCATTGCCTCTCCCTGGTAGGGGCCGCTCTACTTGTGTCACTTCTGGCACATGGATCCTCTGCAGGGATGGGGATTCCCTGTCGCTGTGGTTTCCCCAGCACACAGTGGTCCTTCCTGGgctgggggaaggatctgcgcaTAGCCAGTCTAGCAGGGTCATCACCACATCCAGACtgggtttttctttccttgaagaGTGGTTCAGGGTGACAGGAGAGACCTTAGGTATGCAGGGACTTGTAGGTTATGTCCCTGagatgtttcttctcatctttcggTCCTCTCTCCCCCTGAACAGTCAGTGCAAGGAACTGGCCTGGCCTTCATTGCCTTCACAGAAGCCATGACCCATTTCCCAGCCTCACCGTTTTGGTCCGTCATGTTCTTCCTGATGCTGATCAACCTGGGGCTGGGCAGCATGATCGGGACCATGTCGGGCATCACGACGCCCATCATCGACACCTTCAAGGTGCGGAAGGAAGTGTTCACAGGTGAGGGCTTTTCTCCTGCAACCTCCTGGGGAAGGGGTGGAGAGTCCTCATTGCCCTGGGGAGTCACTCCAGCAGAATATGGACACGGTGATGCGTACTGGGTCCTGCTGAAGCCAGGGCTGGTGGAAGCCTTGGTTCTCCTTGGGGTGCTCTGCTGACCATGCCCGTTTGCTCCCCGCAGTTGGTTCCTGCATCTTTGCCTTCGTGGTGGGACTGATCTTTGTGCAGCGCTCTGGGAATTACTTTGTCACCATGTTTGACGATTATTCAGCCACGCTGCCGCTCACCGTCGTGGTCATCCTGGAGAACATCGCTGTGGCCTGGATTTACGGCACCAAAAAGTAAGACATTCATACAACGAAAAGGATAACTGTGCTGTATCTCCTGGCTAAATAACCCCCTCCTCCCAGCTCTTTTCCAGATGACTTTTTCCCCAGCTCTGATGGAGCAAACACCACAGGGGCATTTATAGACTCAGGAACTCAGTTCACCTTCTCCTTGGTGTAACCCAGCCCCAGGAGCGGGTCCTTCTTGTGGGTATCTGCTGTTGGTTGTGCTGCTCTGTTTCTTGTGATAACCCTTTTGTCTGAGGTTTCCATGTCCTCCTGGAAGGGAACCTTGTCCCCCTCAGTGCCTGTTCTTGTTCATAAGTTGGCCAGAGCAAATGAGGCTCTTGCTGATGCTCAAATGGCCTTTTCCTTAGGAGGTTCCCAACTAGCCCTACAGGGACACTGAGACACTTGCCTGGATCAGCTGGGTTCTTCTTCAGGCTCTACCTTGAGCATAATttacaacgggggctcctgggaggGGGTTTCTCACTTGAAGGTGAGGAACAGCGTGGTTCCACCTCTTCTTCTGGGCAGGTTCATGCAGGAGCTGACGGAAATGCTGGGTTTCCGGCCCTACCAGTTCTACTACTACACCTGGAAGTACGTGTCTCCCATCTGCATGGCCGTGCTCATGACCGCCAGCATCATCCAGCTGGGCGTCAGCCCCCCGGGCTACAGCGCCTGGATCAAGGAGGAGGTGAGCGCGGGGCCCTTCCCGCAGCCAGGGCCAGGCTGAGACCGCACGCCCCTGCTCTTCACagctcttctcctttctcctcccttctcctgctGGGAGATGAtccaggctggaacagctctgctgtgggacaggctgagggagctggggtgttcagctggagaagagaagctccagggagaccttattgtggcctttctgtgcttaaaaggggctgatagagaagatggggacagacttttcagcaggggctGTTGCGATAGGACGAGGGCTGTTGGttctaaactaaaggagggagatttaggCTGGGCActaggaaggaattgttggccctgagggtggtgagagcctggcccaggttggccagagaggtggtggatgaagcatccctggagacatcccaggccaggctggacagggctctgagcaacctgagctggtgaagatgtccctgctcatggcaggggtgggatgggggagctggggaggtcccttcaacccaaaccattctatgaaggCTGAGCCTGGATTTCGGGTTGCTTCCACAGCTGCGCGCTGTGTGCAGACCCATGTTTGTTCTCTTGATTTGAATCCACCTTCTGGAAGCTTCACACGGTGTCCCTGAGGATGAGGTCTGGCAGGAGGCCACAGGAATTTCCCGGCGTTTCGGAGACGTTGTCCTTGGTGTGGGTCACCTCTGCTGGAACAGCCCTTAGGCACTGATATCTGTCTCTTCCAGGCTGCAGAAAAGTTCCTCTTCTACCCAACGTGGGCCATGGCGATCCTCATCTCTCTGATCATCCTGGCGTCCCTCCCTCTGCCTCTGGTCTTCATCCTCCGCCAGTTCCACCTCGTCTCGGATGGCTCCAACGCCCTCTCCGTcacctacaagaagggccggatgATGAAGGACATCTCCAACCTGGAAGACAACGACGAGACCCGCTTCATCCTGAGCAAAGTCCCCAGCGAGACCCCGTCCCCTATGCCCACCCACCGCTCCTACCTGGGGCCCGGGGGCAACTCCCCGATGGAAATGAGCAGTGCCCCCAACGGACGCTACGGCAGCGGGTACCTCCTGGCCAGCACCCCCGAATCCGAACTGTGACGGTcacccccccgccacccccaccGGGCGAGGAGCTCGCCAGGGAGTGGATCCTGCCCGTCCAGGCAACAGCAAAATCAACTAGTAAGGAAGACGAAGAAAGAAACCCCTCTGAAAATTGCAACCAAAAGCAGCCGTTTCCAAGGTGCCATCGGAAGAAGGGACTGCAGGAGGGGCAGGACTCCTCCAGGAGCCCTtcggggaagggaggagggacgAGAGACGCTGCAATATCTTTCCGGGGGTTGTTCTCACACAGCTCGAATCTGAAGCAAAGAATCTcttagttttgttgttttttttcttttctaagcaGCTGATGTTTGGAAAAAAGGACCTGGTGTCAGGTGGAAAACCAACCAGGCTCCCTCCCGTGGCCGCTTCTGTTGTCCTTTGGCCGGGAGGAGTCACGGCCTTATTCCAACGAGCACAATTAACCATCGATGTTCATAGCACAAAAAGGTGCTGCTGTTGTCACCGTCGTCGTTGTTGTATCTCCTGTAGTTTTTCTAGCTGTGGACGCACCCAAATAACCCCCAAATTTGTGAGCAGGGTTGGCAGGGAGCAGCGTGGCGCTGGCTGAGACTGCGCGTGGGGGATCCTCGGGGGCTGGTTTGTCACCACCAGCATGGGGACAGCGTCTGTTCTGAGACACAGATGTCGCGTCCGTGGGGCGGTGGGGTCTGCGTGCTCCGTGGAGGTGCGGGAATCGTGCTGGGTGGCAGAACGACCTCTGATGATTCGGATGGGGAGCGTGTGTGGGGTGTGGATGGGGTCACCCTGCTCTCCTGAATTACTCCTGGCACGTGGGATGCTCTGCTGAACCAAAATCCCTGGCGTATGGTGATGGTCTCCTCTTGCTGCTCTCTCTGAGCTGTCCCAGAGGGAC encodes the following:
- the SLC6A17 gene encoding sodium-dependent neutral amino acid transporter SLC6A17, coding for MPKNSKVTQREHSSEHVTESVADLLAHEEPVDYKRSVLNVTGETWDKQKDGDEELDAENRPAWNSKLQYILAQIGYSVGLGNVWRFPYLCQKNGGGAYLVPYLVLLIIIGLPLFFLELAVGQRIRRGSIGVWNYICPRLGGIGYASCLVCFFVGLYYNVIIGWSIFYFFKSFQYPLPWSECPIVKNGSVAVVETECERSSATTYFWYRETLDISNSISESGGLNWKMTLCLLVAWSLVGLAMIKGIQSSGKVMYFSSLFPYVVLVCFLVRGLLLRGAVDGIMHMFTPKLDKMLDPQVWREAATQVFFALGLGFGGVIAFSSYNKQDNNCHFDATLVSFINFFTSVLATLVVFAVLGFKANIMNEKCVVENAEKILGYLNTNVLSHDLIPPHVNFSHLTAKDYNEMYRVIMTVKEGHFKELGLDACLLEDELNKSVQGTGLAFIAFTEAMTHFPASPFWSVMFFLMLINLGLGSMIGTMSGITTPIIDTFKVRKEVFTVGSCIFAFVVGLIFVQRSGNYFVTMFDDYSATLPLTVVVILENIAVAWIYGTKKFMQELTEMLGFRPYQFYYYTWKYVSPICMAVLMTASIIQLGVSPPGYSAWIKEEAAEKFLFYPTWAMAILISLIILASLPLPLVFILRQFHLVSDGSNALSVTYKKGRMMKDISNLEDNDETRFILSKVPSETPSPMPTHRSYLGPGGNSPMEMSSAPNGRYGSGYLLASTPESEL